A single Symbiobacterium thermophilum IAM 14863 DNA region contains:
- a CDS encoding cytochrome C oxidase subunit IV family protein, with protein sequence MNTGESAARRAKVTPLPRPHPTPATFVRVGVILAFITAAEFLILYVRGMSALVVTTLAALSAAKFFLVAAYFMHLRFDPRLLTAIFAVGVTLATLITIAVRFISLA encoded by the coding sequence GTGAACACCGGAGAGTCCGCCGCCCGCCGGGCCAAGGTCACGCCGCTGCCCCGGCCTCACCCTACCCCGGCGACGTTCGTCCGGGTGGGCGTGATCCTGGCTTTCATCACCGCGGCGGAGTTCCTCATCCTGTACGTCCGGGGCATGTCCGCCCTGGTGGTGACGACCCTGGCCGCGCTCTCCGCCGCCAAGTTCTTCCTGGTGGCCGCCTACTTCATGCACCTGCGTTTCGACCCGCGCCTCCTCACCGCCATCTTCGCCGTCGGCGTAACCCTGGCAACCCTGATCACGATCGCCGTGCGGTTCATCAGCCTGGCGTAG